A region of Nitrospirota bacterium DNA encodes the following proteins:
- a CDS encoding proline--tRNA ligase, translated as MRFSKMFIPTLREAPADAEAVSHVLMLRGGYVRQLAAGLYIFLPLGWRVLDKIDAVLKEEMESIEAQEISMPILHPAEIWQQTGRWDIIGGEMFRLKDRNDREFCLGMTHEEIMTWLASREIRSYRDLPQVWYQIQTKLRDEARPKSGVLRTREFIMKDSYSFDADEEGLDKNYQLHAEAYHRIFNRCGLKFMQVESDPGMMGGGYSHEFMAPSPAGEDQVAVCPGCGYSANVELALSIPKKIEDKNWQSEEVHTPEKRTIHEVTTFLKLSPEFFIKSVLVISDNGPVLALVRGDQEVHEKKLAKVIGPHRPAQKIEVKEILGVEAGFIGPMGHKDLRIVGDVCLRQGTYVSGANKQHYHIKGVKADRDFTAEWHDIHIAKQGEACTKCDAELNVERVIEIGNIFKLGTKYSAALKAVFLDEQGNEKPIIMGSYGIGPARIAAAAIEQNNDKDGIIWPRSIAPFDVELIPLNMNDPKTVETAEKFYKELKKDRIDVLMDDRDERAGVKFKDADLIGIPTQIIIGEKNIKEGLVEVKDRKTKEAVKVKVEEVVAKMQDLIRS; from the coding sequence ATGCGATTTTCTAAGATGTTCATCCCGACACTGAGAGAGGCCCCTGCTGATGCAGAAGCCGTCAGCCATGTCCTTATGCTCCGTGGCGGCTATGTCAGGCAGCTGGCAGCAGGTCTCTATATATTCCTTCCGCTGGGCTGGAGGGTCCTGGACAAGATAGACGCAGTCCTGAAAGAAGAGATGGAGTCCATCGAGGCTCAGGAGATCTCCATGCCGATCCTCCACCCTGCCGAGATCTGGCAGCAGACCGGCCGCTGGGACATTATCGGCGGCGAGATGTTCCGGCTCAAGGACCGCAATGACCGGGAATTCTGCCTCGGCATGACCCATGAGGAGATCATGACATGGCTCGCCTCCCGGGAGATTCGCTCATACCGCGACCTGCCGCAGGTATGGTATCAGATACAGACAAAGCTCAGGGATGAGGCCCGGCCCAAAAGCGGCGTACTGCGCACACGGGAATTCATTATGAAAGACAGCTACAGCTTTGACGCTGACGAGGAAGGTCTCGATAAGAACTATCAGCTCCATGCAGAGGCTTACCACAGGATCTTCAACCGCTGCGGCCTGAAGTTCATGCAGGTCGAATCAGACCCCGGCATGATGGGCGGAGGATACTCTCACGAGTTCATGGCGCCGAGCCCTGCAGGGGAAGACCAGGTAGCGGTCTGTCCAGGCTGCGGTTATTCAGCCAATGTGGAACTCGCGCTCTCGATCCCGAAGAAGATCGAGGACAAAAACTGGCAGTCAGAAGAAGTGCATACACCTGAAAAGAGAACGATCCACGAGGTCACAACCTTCCTGAAGCTATCTCCTGAATTTTTCATCAAGAGCGTGCTGGTGATATCCGATAATGGCCCGGTGCTCGCACTGGTGCGGGGAGATCAGGAGGTCCATGAGAAGAAACTGGCCAAGGTGATCGGACCTCACCGCCCGGCACAGAAGATCGAGGTCAAGGAAATTCTTGGCGTCGAGGCCGGCTTTATCGGTCCGATGGGACACAAAGACCTGCGTATTGTCGGGGATGTCTGCCTTAGGCAGGGGACCTATGTCAGCGGTGCGAATAAGCAGCATTATCATATAAAAGGCGTAAAGGCCGACAGGGACTTTACCGCCGAATGGCACGATATCCATATCGCAAAGCAGGGGGAGGCATGCACAAAATGCGATGCTGAACTCAATGTTGAGCGGGTGATCGAGATCGGCAACATCTTCAAGCTCGGCACAAAATATTCTGCGGCCCTGAAGGCAGTATTCCTTGATGAGCAAGGCAACGAAAAACCGATCATCATGGGCAGCTACGGCATCGGCCCTGCACGCATCGCAGCAGCTGCAATTGAACAGAACAATGACAAGGACGGCATCATCTGGCCGCGAAGCATTGCTCCCTTTGATGTTGAACTCATCCCGCTGAATATGAACGATCCGAAGACTGTCGAAACAGCAGAAAAGTTTTACAAGGAGCTGAAGAAGGACCGTATCGATGTGCTCATGGATGACCGCGATGAACGTGCCGGCGTGAAATTCAAGGACGCTGACCTGATCGGTATTCCAACGCAGATAATTATCGGTGAAAAGAATATCAAGGAAGGACTTGTCGAGGTCAAGGACAGGAAGACCAAAGAAGCGGTAAAGGTGAAGGTAGAAGAGGTTGTTGCAAAAATGCAGGACCTGATAAGAAGCTGA
- the phoU gene encoding phosphate signaling complex protein PhoU codes for MTVFDEELQHLKEKLLKMGSLVEDAIKSSIQALVERDNALAQKVIDNDRLVNTLDVEIDEESIRLIALRQPMATDLRFITMAMKITTDLERMGDFAVNIAERALELNEEPVLKPYIDIPKMREISQGMIRDALNAFVRKDKQLAMDVIMRDDQVDDLKRDVLQELALYMAKDPATVSRAMKVSFVAQYLERVADHATNIAEMVIYLVDGKIIRHMAPPTEH; via the coding sequence ATGACTGTTTTTGACGAAGAACTGCAGCATCTGAAGGAGAAGCTTCTTAAGATGGGGTCTCTGGTGGAGGATGCGATCAAGAGTTCCATTCAGGCCCTGGTTGAAAGGGACAATGCGCTTGCGCAGAAGGTGATAGACAACGACCGTCTCGTGAATACCCTTGATGTCGAGATCGATGAGGAGTCGATCCGCCTTATAGCACTCAGGCAACCGATGGCAACAGACCTCCGGTTCATTACCATGGCCATGAAGATAACGACTGACCTTGAACGTATGGGCGACTTTGCCGTAAACATTGCGGAAAGGGCGCTCGAACTGAATGAAGAGCCGGTACTGAAACCGTACATTGATATACCGAAGATGCGCGAGATCTCCCAGGGGATGATACGTGACGCGCTGAATGCCTTTGTGAGAAAGGACAAACAGCTGGCGATGGACGTGATCATGAGAGATGACCAGGTGGATGACCTCAAGCGGGATGTCCTGCAGGAACTGGCCTTGTATATGGCAAAGGACCCTGCCACGGTCTCACGCGCCATGAAAGTCAGCTTTGTTGCGCAGTATCTTGAGCGGGTTGCTGACCATGCCACGAATATCGCCGAGATGGTTATCTATCTTGTTGACGGCAAGATCATCAGGCATATGGCCCCCCCGACCGAGCATTAA
- the pstB gene encoding phosphate ABC transporter ATP-binding protein PstB encodes MEVQIVQEQIELRVKGLNFYYSGGIHALKQISLPIYSNQVTALIGPSGCGKTTLLRCFNRMHDLYPGNRYEGEIYFVKDNILSPNMDLISLRSRIGMVFQKPTPFPMSIFDNIAYGLKLKGIKKRAELSERVEKALRHAALWDEARDKLSASAYDLSGGQQQRLVIARALAVNPEVLLFDEPTSALDPISTAKIEELFATLKKDVTIIIVTHNMQQAARISDWTGFMMLGELIEFGRTDKIFTAPSEKLTEDYVTGRFG; translated from the coding sequence ATGGAGGTACAGATAGTGCAGGAGCAGATAGAGCTGAGAGTAAAAGGACTGAATTTTTATTATTCCGGCGGGATTCACGCCCTGAAACAGATCAGTCTGCCGATATACAGCAATCAGGTAACAGCCCTGATCGGGCCGTCCGGCTGCGGAAAGACAACCCTCCTGAGGTGCTTTAACCGGATGCATGATCTCTATCCGGGCAACCGGTATGAGGGCGAGATCTATTTTGTCAAGGACAACATCCTCAGCCCTAATATGGACTTGATCAGCCTCAGGAGCAGGATCGGAATGGTATTTCAGAAACCGACGCCGTTTCCGATGAGCATATTCGATAATATTGCATACGGTCTGAAGCTGAAAGGCATTAAAAAGCGGGCTGAGCTCTCGGAGCGGGTAGAAAAGGCCCTCAGGCATGCGGCACTCTGGGATGAAGCCAGAGACAAGCTGAGCGCAAGCGCGTACGATCTTTCGGGCGGCCAGCAGCAGCGGCTTGTCATCGCGCGGGCACTGGCTGTCAATCCGGAAGTGCTGTTGTTCGATGAGCCGACCTCTGCGCTCGATCCTATATCCACTGCAAAAATAGAGGAACTCTTCGCAACACTCAAGAAGGATGTTACAATCATCATCGTTACCCATAATATGCAGCAGGCAGCCCGCATCTCGGACTGGACCGGATTTATGATGCTGGGAGAGCTGATCGAGTTCGGCAGGACCGATAAGATCTTTACTGCGCCGTCCGAGAAATTGACTGAAGACTATGTGACCGGGAGGTTTGGATAA
- the pstA gene encoding phosphate ABC transporter permease PstA: MTRERKRRIEGFIALALSTLAALLGLFWLIFILGDVLVHGLKALNLSLFLNDPSPPGTEGGGLRNAFVGQLIITVFATLIGVPIGVLGGTFLAEYARGRKIARIISILSDIMVSVPSIVIGTFIYAILVRPFGHFNGWAGAIALSIIMIPVVLRTTEDMLSLVPWTLREAAFALGAPYYKVITQVVYRGAATGILTGILLSIARVAGETAPLLFTSFNNSFFSLNMNQPISSLTVTIFQYAMGPYDNWHEQAWAAAFVITIFILLLTITGRLIIKWRYR; this comes from the coding sequence ATGACCAGAGAGCGGAAGAGAAGAATTGAAGGATTTATCGCGCTGGCGCTCAGCACCCTTGCCGCGCTTCTGGGACTCTTCTGGCTGATCTTTATCCTTGGGGATGTACTGGTGCACGGTCTGAAGGCCCTGAATCTCAGTCTGTTTCTGAACGATCCATCTCCTCCCGGCACAGAGGGAGGAGGTCTGAGGAATGCCTTTGTCGGGCAGCTTATCATTACCGTCTTTGCGACCCTGATCGGCGTGCCGATCGGTGTGCTTGGCGGGACCTTCCTTGCCGAGTATGCGCGGGGGAGAAAGATCGCAAGGATCATAAGCATACTCTCGGACATCATGGTGAGCGTGCCTTCGATCGTGATCGGCACATTCATTTATGCGATATTGGTAAGACCGTTCGGCCACTTCAACGGATGGGCGGGTGCTATCGCGCTCTCGATCATCATGATTCCGGTCGTGCTCAGGACAACAGAAGATATGCTCTCGCTCGTGCCCTGGACCCTTCGGGAGGCTGCCTTTGCGCTCGGCGCACCGTATTATAAAGTGATCACTCAGGTCGTGTACCGCGGGGCAGCAACCGGCATTCTGACCGGCATTCTTCTCTCGATAGCGCGCGTGGCAGGAGAGACTGCGCCGCTGCTGTTCACCTCATTCAATAATTCATTTTTCTCGCTCAATATGAATCAGCCGATCTCCTCGCTCACCGTGACCATCTTTCAGTATGCCATGGGGCCGTACGACAACTGGCATGAGCAGGCCTGGGCAGCAGCTTTTGTGATCACGATATTCATTCTTCTTCTGACCATCACCGGAAGGCTTATCATTAAATGGAGGTACAGATAG
- the pstC gene encoding phosphate ABC transporter permease subunit PstC, protein MAAISKKNPVDLIFSFVTAIASFSVIIFILGILYVLVSESSLAISRFGIIKFLTSTDWNPVTESFGALTNIYGTIVTTFLSLLIAIPVAIGIAIFVTEISPNFLKTPIGIAIELLAAIPSIIYGMWGLFTLSPIMSNYVEPFLKKITAGIPLVSVLFQGTPMGIDILTASIILSIMIIPFTASISRDSFNLTPAVVKESAYALGATKWEVVKNVVIPYSKLGVFGGIVLSLGRALGETMAVAFVLGNNHRITTSLLDAAATITVTLANEFAEADNDVYLSALFYLALVLFVMSFITLAIAKFFLLKAERKYSR, encoded by the coding sequence ATGGCAGCCATATCAAAAAAGAACCCGGTCGATCTGATCTTTTCATTTGTCACGGCGATCGCATCGTTCTCGGTGATCATCTTCATTCTGGGCATCCTGTATGTGCTCGTCTCTGAATCATCTCTTGCCATAAGCAGGTTCGGCATCATCAAATTCCTCACGTCAACAGACTGGAACCCGGTCACCGAATCTTTCGGCGCATTGACGAATATCTACGGCACGATCGTCACGACCTTTCTGTCGCTCCTGATCGCGATCCCGGTTGCGATCGGCATTGCGATATTCGTTACCGAGATATCCCCGAACTTTCTGAAGACACCGATCGGCATTGCCATCGAGCTCCTCGCTGCCATACCGAGCATCATCTACGGCATGTGGGGACTTTTCACTCTGTCGCCGATCATGTCCAATTATGTCGAGCCTTTTCTGAAGAAGATCACAGCCGGCATACCGTTGGTGAGCGTTCTCTTTCAGGGTACACCTATGGGCATTGATATCCTGACCGCAAGCATCATCCTGAGCATCATGATCATCCCGTTCACGGCGAGCATTTCAAGAGACTCCTTTAACCTTACCCCTGCAGTGGTCAAGGAATCAGCATATGCACTCGGCGCTACCAAGTGGGAGGTTGTGAAGAACGTGGTCATACCGTATTCGAAACTCGGGGTATTCGGCGGCATTGTCCTGTCTCTCGGCAGGGCGCTTGGCGAGACCATGGCGGTCGCCTTTGTGCTCGGCAATAACCACAGGATAACCACCTCGCTCCTCGATGCAGCAGCAACCATAACGGTCACGCTCGCCAATGAATTTGCAGAGGCTGACAATGACGTGTACCTGTCAGCGCTTTTTTATCTTGCCCTGGTGCTTTTCGTGATGAGCTTCATCACCCTGGCCATAGCCAAGTTCTTTCTGCTCAAGGCAGAGCGGAAGTATTCGCGATGA